Genomic DNA from Chloroflexia bacterium SDU3-3:
CACCGTGGCGGTGCTGCGCCGCGCCGGGCTGAGCACCGGCGACGCCGCCACCGCAACCATGACGATGCTGACCTTCGCGTTCGGCTTTGTGATCGAGGAGCAGGCCTCACCGCCGCTGGGGTGGCTAGATGCCGATGCGGGGCGGCCAGCGACCAGCCCAAGCAGCATCGGCGCGGCGCTGCGCGAGTGGCAGCAGCGCGGGCAGGACGCCGAGCAACGCTTTGAGACGGGGGTGCGGATCATCATCGCAGGGGTGCGGGCGGAGTACGCGCTGCCGCCCGCGCCCTAGCGAGGATTCTTTACCACCAAGACGCCAAAACACAAAGGGAAGAGAAGAGGGTGAAATAGCGAGAGGCCAGCCCCATCCGGCCCATGCGGCGAAGGTGCCGCTACGGTTTTGATGGCCATATGCACGAACACCGGCAGTTTGGGAACAGCATAGGAACGCTCAAAATAGGGGTTCCAAGGGGGCGTAGCCCCATGGCGGTGTTCTTAAGGGCTGGCCCCTCGTCGCCCGCGCAGGGCACGCACCTACGAAACAAGCACCACTACCATCATCAAAGTCAGGGCAGGTCGGCCCGACGCGGAAGCACCAGGAAAGGGCGGCCAGCGCCGCAGCCCCGCTCAGCGCTGGCGTCCAGCGCCACCCCGGCGGCGGATGGTACGCTCGTAGTCCTCGTAGCGCAGCTTGGCGATGGTGGCGCGGTCAAGGGTGCGCAGCACGATGCCCTCGGGCTGGCCGCCCGCGCCCTCGTCCAGCGCGCTGAGGCTGCGCGGCAGACGCTCGCGCAGCAGGGCCAGCGCCGCGTCGATGCTCTGCGGCAGCTCGCCCGGCTCGATGCTGAACAGGCGCGGCGTCACCGGCAGGCCGGCGTCCGCCGCCAGCTGCTGCAACGCCTCCTCGGGCAGGAAGGGCTGGCCGCCCTGCTCGCGCCACTGCGCGATCTGCTGCGGCTCCCAGGCCAGCAGCTCCTGGTAGCTGGCCAGCGGCAGCCGCACCACGTCGAACACGCGGTAGCCCACGCGGCGCTCGCCGGTGTACTGCTTGCTGGCCCCGGTCACCTTGCCGCCGTACAGCTCGCCGTAGACCACGGTGATGGCGTCGGCGCTGGCGAGCTGGCCGACCAGCCGCTCGGCATCGGCCCGCAGCGCATCCACGATGCCCAGCGCGGGGTTGCCGATCAGGTCGCCGCGCGCATACAGCAGCTCCTCGCGGCTGCCCAGCAGGTAGCTCTGGTCGGGCAGGAAGATCATGCGGGCGTTGGTGCCGTCGATCTTCTCGGTGGCCAGCGCCGCCTGCGCGTAGGGCGTGGCGATCTCCAACAGGCCGCCGTTGGCCGGGTCGAGCTGGTGGTAGGTGGCGATCGAGGGGTACTTGGTGGCGGAGTTGAGCCGCCCGAGGTCGGTGTCACGCAGTGCAAAAGCCATTGGGTGCTCCTTTCAGGCAGAAAAAAACCTAGGCATCCCGCCGCGCCAGCACATAGCCGCGCTGGCTGGGGTGCTCCACCCCAGCGTAGGGCGCGCGCTGGATAGTGGCCGCGATGCTGAACCCGGCCTGGCGCAGCCGCTCGGCCACATCTTCCATCGCCAGAAAGTGGAAGTCGAGATCGACCGGCTGCTCCCACCAGCGGTCGAGGTGCAGCACATCCGCGCCAATATGGAAGGCTACCAGCGCCAGCCCGCCGGGGCGCAGTGCGCGGTGCCAGGTCGCGAAGGTGGGCAGCAGATCCTCGGGGGCCAAGTGGATGATGCTATAGAACGCGGCGATACCGCCCAGCGAGGCGTCGGCTAGATCTGGGCTGCGCATGTCGCCCTGGCGGAAGGGGATGCTGGGGAAGCGCTGGCGGGCCTGATCGACCATGCCCGGCGAGAGGTCGACGCCCTCGGCCTGCGCCCCCGCCGAGGCCAGGAAGGCGGCCACGTGCCCTGGGCCGCAGCCCATGTCGCAGATCGGGCCGACGGCCCCGGCCTGCTCGGCGAAGGCCAGCAGCAGCGCGCGGTCGAGCGGCTTTCCGGCAAGCTCGTCGGCGATATTGGCGGTGTACTCGGCGGCCACACGGTCGTAGCTGGCGGCGGTGGGGTCGGCTGAAGCCATGGAATAGCTCCTTTTGGTATGCGAAAACACCCTCACATCATAGATTCAACCGATGCGCAGGAACCAGCGACTATTGGATGACACTGGGGAGGAAACATATGGACATAGCGACCGATGCGCAGGCCCAGCGGCTCGCCCGCGCGCTCGGCATCGCCACGCTGCCACAAGTGGAGGCCGTGGCCGAGTAGCTGTCGACCATCCTAAGGGGCCTGCTGGATCGCCTCGATGCGCTGCTGGATGCCGAGGTGCACTAGATGAGCGGCGCAGGCGTTTTGGCATGTGGCGCACGCTCGATTTTTGATAGCGCTGTTGGAATCTTCGCGCCTTCGTGGTATTCGTTTCTCGTCCTCCCTTGGCTTGGTGGTAAAGAATCTTCACGCCTTCGTGGTATTTATCCCCCCTTGGTCGCCTAGTGGTAAAGCTGCTATACTGTCGGCATTCAGAAGCCCACCGTAGCCCGCAGAACGCCTATGCCAACCCTCGAAGGAACGCTCGAACGGATCACCTTCCACAGCCCCGCCGACGGCTACATGATCGCGCGGCTGCAGCCCCGCGACAAGAAGCACCTTGTCACCATCGTGGGCAGGCTGCTGGGCGTACAGGTGGGCGAGTCGCTGGAGCTGGAGGGGCGCTGGGCCGACCACCCCGAGCACGGCAGGCAGTTTGTGGTCGAGCGCTACCGCACGCTGCTGCCCGCCACCGTCGAGGGCATCCGCCGCTACCTCGGCTCGGGGCTGATCAAGGGCATCGGCCCAGCCACCGCCAAGCGCATCGCCGAGACCTTCGGCGCGTACACGCTGCACGTGATCGAGCACGAGTCGCACCGCCTGACCGAGGTGCCCGGCCTGGGCAGCAAGCGCGCCGACCTGATCGCCCGCGCCTGGCAGGAGCAGCAGGAGATCAAGGCGATCATGCTGTTCCTGCAGGAGCTGGACATCACCCCAGGGCTGGCCATCCGCATCTTCAAGCAGTACGGCGCGCAGTCGCTGGGGGTGGTGCAGGCCACACCCTACCGCCTGGCCGACGACATCTACGGCATCGGCTTCCTGACCGCCGACACCATCGCCCAGTCCATGGGCATCCCCGCCGACTCGCCGCAGCGCATCGGCGCGGGGCTGCGCTACGCGCTCTCGCAGGCGGCGGACGACGGCCACTGCTACCTGCCCTGGGATGAGCTGGTGCGGCGCGGCGCGAAGCTGCTGGGCTGCGAGGATGCGGCGGTGGCCGCCACGCTGGAGGCGATCGCGATCACGCGCGAGGTGGCGGTGAAGACCTGGGACGGCGAGCGCTGCGTGTACCTGCTGCCCTTCGATAGGGCCGAGCACGGCGTGGCCGAGCGGCTGCGCGCGCTCCAGCGCGCCCCATCCGAGATCGTGCCGTTCTTCCGGCGGGTGAGCTGGGAGCGGGTGTTCTCGTTCCTGTCCGAGAAGCGCGGGATCGAGCTGGCCGAGAAGCAGCGCGAGGCGGTGAAGATGGCGCTCACCAGCAAGGTGGCCATCCTCACCGGCGGGCCGGGCACGGGCAAGACCACCACGCTGCGCACGATCATCGCGGCGCTGCGCCAGCGTGGCGAGAAGGTGGTGCTGGCCTCGCCCACCGGGCGGGCCGCCAAGCGCCTGGCCGAGGCCAGCGGCGGCGAGGCCAAGACCATCCACCGGCTGCTGGAGTACTCGATGGCGGGCGGGGGCCACTTCAGCCGCAACGAGGAGAACCCGCTAGACACCAGCTTTGTGGTGGTGGATGAGGTGAGCATGCTGGATGTGCTGCTGGCCAACAACCTGCTGAAGGCTATACCGCCGCAGGCCCACCTGCTGCTGGTGGGCGACGCCGACCAGCTGCCTAGCGTCGGCCCTGGCCGCGTGCTGCGCGACCTGCTGGACAGCATGGCGGTGCCCAGCGTGCACCTCGACACGATCTTCCGCCAGGCCGCCGACAGCGGGATCATCACCAACGCCCACCGCATCAACCACGGCGAAATGCCCGAGCTGCAGGGCATGCCCGACTTCTTCTTCTTCAACGCGGCCCAGGCCGAGCCGTGCGCCGAGCTGGTGGTCGAGCTAGTGGCCAGCCGCATCCCGAACAAGTTCGGGCTGGACCCGCGCCGCGACATCCAGGTGCTCTCGCCCATGCACCGTGGCCCGGCGGGCGTGGCCAACCTGAACGCCCAGCTGCAGGCCGCGCTCAACCCGCCCGCCAAGGGCCGCCCCGAGAAAACCTTTGGCAGCACCACCTTCCGCCTGGGCGACCGCGTGATGCAGCTGCGCAACAACTACGACCTGGATGTGTACAACGGCGATATCGGCGAGGTGCTGGGGATCGACTTCGAGGCCCAGGAGCTGACGGTGCGCTACGATGCCGCGCGCGATGTGGCCTACGACTTCGGGCTGCTGGACGAGCTGACGCTGGCCTACGCCATCTCCATCCACAAGGCCCAGGGGGCCGAGTACCCCTGCGTGGTGGTGCCGCTGCTGATGCAGCACTACAACCTGCTGCAGCGCAACCTGATCTACACCGGCATCACCCGCGCCAAGCGGCTGGTGGTGCTGGCGGGCGATCGGCGCGCGCTGGCCCGCGCGGTGCAGAACAACGAGGTGGCCGCGCGCTACACCGGCCTGGCGCGGCGCATGGGCTAGGGTGGCGCAGGAGTAGACGGGTGGGCGTACTGGGCGGGCATAAAGCCCGCCCGCATCGTGTGCTGGGCCTCGCCACATAGGGTCTATACGTGCTCGACAGGGCACCGATGCTTTCACCACCAAGACTCCAAGAAGCCAAGCAAGAAAGCGAACAATACGAAAGTACGAAGACGCGAACAAAAAAGGAAGAGCAACCTTCGCGTCTTCGCGTCTTCGTGGTAAAAAACCTTCAGTCTGCCGAGAACGCATAGGCCCTGCTCGCCACAAGGCAGAGGGGTGCAGAGAGGAACTATGGAGCTACCGCCGCACGACGACGCGCTGGCCGCCTTCGAGCGGGCGCGCCCGAGGCTGTTCGGCATCGCCTACCGCATGCTGGGCAGCGCCGCCGAGGCCGAGGATATTGTGCAGGAGACCTGGGTGCGCTGGCAGACCGCCGACCGCAGCGCGGTGCGCGACGCCCAGGCCTTCCTGGCCACCGCCGCCACGCGGCTGGCGATCAACGCCGCGCAGTCGGCCCGCGCCCGCCGCGAGACCTACGTGGGGCCGTGGCTGCCCGAGCCGGTGGACACCAGCGCCGACCCCGCGCTGGGGGCCGAGCGCGGCGAGGCGCTGGAGCTGGCGGTGCTGCGCCTGCTGGAGCAGCTGCCGCCGCGCGAGCGCGCCGCCTACGTGCTGCGCGAGGCCTTCGACTACCCCTACCCCCAGATCGCCAGCGTGCTGCAGGTGGGCGAGGCCAACACGCGCCAGATCGTCACCCGCGCGCGCCGGCACCTGGCCGAGGCCCGCCCCGCGCCCGTGAGCAATGCCGAGCACCGCAGGCTGCTGGCGGCCTTCATCGCGGCGGCGCAGCAGGGCGACCTGGCCGCGCTGGAGCGGCTGTTTGTGGATGACATCGTCTCGTACTCGGATGGCAACGGCAGGGCTGGGGTGGCCCGGCTGCCGGTGGTCGGGCGCGAGCTGGTGGCCCGCTTCGTGGCCAACATCGCCACGCGGCAGTGGGCTGCGGTGCAGTTCACATGGGTGGAGGCCAACGGCCAGGCGGGCCTGCTGATCACGGGTGGCGAGCCGCCCGTGGTCTTTGCCACGATCAGCGCCTCGGCCCAGGGCATCGAGCAGCTGCTGTGGGTGGTGGGCGAGGAGAAGCTGGGGGCGATGATGGCGGCGCTGGGCGGCAGCGACGGCCCGCCCAGCGCATCAGAGCCTCTGCGTTCTTGATCAGCCGGGGATTTCCCACGAAGACGCGAAGGTCTTATTTTTCGAATCTTCGCGTCTTCGTGGGTAGTGTTTCCCGTTGTTCCTTGGTGTCTTGGGGTCTTGGTGGTAAAGGAATCAGCGCGCTGCCGAAAAGGCAGAACCCAGCGCCTAGGCTGACCTAGCGGCGCAGCCACTCGGCAAAGCGCGTGGGCGCGATGCGTGCGCCGCTGCCCTCGGC
This window encodes:
- a CDS encoding methyltransferase domain-containing protein, translated to MASADPTAASYDRVAAEYTANIADELAGKPLDRALLLAFAEQAGAVGPICDMGCGPGHVAAFLASAGAQAEGVDLSPGMVDQARQRFPSIPFRQGDMRSPDLADASLGGIAAFYSIIHLAPEDLLPTFATWHRALRPGGLALVAFHIGADVLHLDRWWEQPVDLDFHFLAMEDVAERLRQAGFSIAATIQRAPYAGVEHPSQRGYVLARRDA
- a CDS encoding ATP-dependent RecD-like DNA helicase, whose protein sequence is MPTLEGTLERITFHSPADGYMIARLQPRDKKHLVTIVGRLLGVQVGESLELEGRWADHPEHGRQFVVERYRTLLPATVEGIRRYLGSGLIKGIGPATAKRIAETFGAYTLHVIEHESHRLTEVPGLGSKRADLIARAWQEQQEIKAIMLFLQELDITPGLAIRIFKQYGAQSLGVVQATPYRLADDIYGIGFLTADTIAQSMGIPADSPQRIGAGLRYALSQAADDGHCYLPWDELVRRGAKLLGCEDAAVAATLEAIAITREVAVKTWDGERCVYLLPFDRAEHGVAERLRALQRAPSEIVPFFRRVSWERVFSFLSEKRGIELAEKQREAVKMALTSKVAILTGGPGTGKTTTLRTIIAALRQRGEKVVLASPTGRAAKRLAEASGGEAKTIHRLLEYSMAGGGHFSRNEENPLDTSFVVVDEVSMLDVLLANNLLKAIPPQAHLLLVGDADQLPSVGPGRVLRDLLDSMAVPSVHLDTIFRQAADSGIITNAHRINHGEMPELQGMPDFFFFNAAQAEPCAELVVELVASRIPNKFGLDPRRDIQVLSPMHRGPAGVANLNAQLQAALNPPAKGRPEKTFGSTTFRLGDRVMQLRNNYDLDVYNGDIGEVLGIDFEAQELTVRYDAARDVAYDFGLLDELTLAYAISIHKAQGAEYPCVVVPLLMQHYNLLQRNLIYTGITRAKRLVVLAGDRRALARAVQNNEVAARYTGLARRMG
- a CDS encoding RNA polymerase sigma-70 factor, yielding MELPPHDDALAAFERARPRLFGIAYRMLGSAAEAEDIVQETWVRWQTADRSAVRDAQAFLATAATRLAINAAQSARARRETYVGPWLPEPVDTSADPALGAERGEALELAVLRLLEQLPPRERAAYVLREAFDYPYPQIASVLQVGEANTRQIVTRARRHLAEARPAPVSNAEHRRLLAAFIAAAQQGDLAALERLFVDDIVSYSDGNGRAGVARLPVVGRELVARFVANIATRQWAAVQFTWVEANGQAGLLITGGEPPVVFATISASAQGIEQLLWVVGEEKLGAMMAALGGSDGPPSASEPLRS